In Juglans regia cultivar Chandler chromosome 13, Walnut 2.0, whole genome shotgun sequence, the following proteins share a genomic window:
- the LOC109008707 gene encoding probable protein S-acyltransferase 23 — translation MSSSEIEVVSSDSKALQNPSGVAVIDVFSACAYGDFEKLRKFEEDGAPLSQPDSNGYYALQWAALNNFPDIVQYIIVHGGDVNATDNVQQTALHWSAVRGAIAVADVLLQNGARVEAADVNGYRAVHIAAQYGQTAFLNHVVAKYQADFDVPDNEGRSPLHWAAYKGFADTIRLLLFRDAWQGRQDKDGCTPLHWAAIRGNVEACTVLVHAGTKQELMVKDNAGFTPFQLASDKGHRHVALFLSNAQRTHSNNNCVNKICHGKMADIGYAPILFCIIIILMVLFINSVLAAPNLAKVTAVVGLWGWTAVSLAVVSLIMFYRCSSKDPGYVKRQGDVGSHKDTEDLLLNIDLDSSPIWTGNWSQLCPTCKIIRPVRSKHCPTCKRCVEQFDHHCPWISNCVGKRNKRDFFVFLCLGTLTSFLAAAVGIQRIWMETPVLPTEETWIHHVVVQHPGGLAFLLVDIIILLAATVLTVSQATQIARNITTNELANAIRYGYLRRPDGRFHNPYNHGCQKNCADFLIQGYTDDDEIAWPPLQQVAR, via the exons ATGTCTTCGTCCGAGATTGAGGTTGTGTCATCGGACTCCAAAGCCCTGCAAAACCCGAGCGGTGTGGCTGTGATCGACGTTTTCTCCGCCTGCGCATAtggggattttgagaaattgaggaAGTTCGAGGAAGACGGCGCCCCTCTCTCTCAACCCGACTCGAATGGGTATTACGCTCTCCAGTGGGCCGCTCTCAACAACTTCCCTGACATCGTGCAGTACATCATCGTG CATGGTGGAGATGTCAATGCAACTGACAATGTGCAACAGACCGCTCTGCATTGGTCAGCAGTTCGGGGAGCCATTGCTGTCGCAGATGTGCTCTTGCAGAATGGAGCTCGGGTTGAAGCAGCTGATGTAAATGGGTATCGG GCAGTTCATATTGCTGCTCAATATGGACAAACAGCTTTCTTGAATCACGTTGTTGCAAAGTATCAAGCTGATTTTGATGTACCTGACAATGAGGGGAGGAGCCCTCTTCACTG GGCTGCATATAAAGGATTTGCAGATACAATTAGACTACTTCTATTTAGAGATGCATGGCAAGGCAGACAGGATAAAGACG GTTGTACCCCTTTGCACTGGGCTGCAATAAGAGGAAATGTGGAGGCATGCACTGTGCTTGTACATGCCGGCACGAAACAGGAACTAATGGTGAAAGATAATGCTGGATTTACTCCTTTTCAGCTTGCATCTGATAAAGGTCATCGGCACGTTGCTCTTTTCCTT TCTAATGCACAGCGGACTCACAGCAACAACAACTGTGTAAACAAAATTTGCCATGGAAAGATGGCGGATATAGGTTATGCACCTATTCTATTCTGCATTATAATAATTCTCATGGTTCTCTTCATCAACTCAGTTCTTGCAG CTCCTAATCTTGCAAAGGTTACTGCTGTTGTTGGACTTTGGGGATGGACTGCTGTTTCTCTAGCGGTTGTTTCACTGATTATGTTCTACAGGTGTAGTAG TAAAGATCCCGGTTATGTAAAAAGGCAGGGAGATGTGGGTAGTCATAAAGATACAGAG GATCTTTTGTTGAATATCGATCTAGACAGTTCCCCTATATGGACTGGTAATTGGTCTCAATTATGCCCTACCTGCAAG ATAATAAGGCCTGTTCGATCCAAGCACTGCCCCACATGCAAGCGATGCGTGGAACAGTTTGACCATCATTGCCCATGGATATCTAATTGTGTTGGGAAG AGGAACAAGAGGgacttctttgtttttctctgcCTGGGAACTTTGACATCATTTCTTGCTGCAGCAGTTGGAATTCAAA GGATTTGGATGGAGACACCAGTCTTGCCAACCGAAGAAACATGGATTCATCATGTGGTAGTTCAACATCCTGGTGGTCTTGCATTTTTGCTCGTGgacattattattttacttgctgCCACTGTCTTAACTGTGTCACAGGCCACGCAG ATAGCTCGAAATATCACTACCAATGAATTAGCAAATGCCATTCGTTATGGGTATCTTCGTCGTCCAGATGGGCGGTTTCATAATCCATATAACCATGGGTGCCAAAAGAATTGTGCAGATTTTCTTATTCAAGGCTACACAGATGATGATGAAATTGCTTGGCCACCATTACAGCAAGTTGCTAGGTAG
- the LOC109008709 gene encoding soluble inorganic pyrophosphatase 6, chloroplastic-like — protein MAATRAVAVASNANASCLLFKKPFLLKHAPYSNSLCFKNLRVASVKRLLTCSAIYNPEVQIKEEGPPETLDYRLFFSDSSGKKISPWHDIPLHLGNGVFNFIVEIPKESSAKMEVATDEPYTPIKQDTKKGKLRYYPYNINWNYGLLPQTWEDPSFANSEVEGALGDNDPVDVVEIGESQRKIGQILKVKPLAALAMIDEGELDWKIIAISLDDPRASLVNDIDDVEKHFMGTLTAIRDWFRDYKIPDGKPATKFGLGNKAANKDYALKVIAETNESWAKLVKRSVPAGELSLV, from the exons ATGGCGGCCACGAGAGCCGTTGCCGTAGCGAGCAACGCCAACGCCTCTTGCTTGCTCTTCAAGAAGCCGTTCCTCTTGAAACATGCGCCTTACAGCAACAGCCTTTGTTTCAAGAACCTGAGGGTAGCGTCGGTTAAGAGGTTGCTTACTTGTAGTGCTATTTACAACCCCGAGGTTCAGATCAAAGAGGAGGGTCCGCCCGAAACCCTAGACTACAGGCTCTTCTTCTCTGACAGTTCTGGCAAGAAG ATTTCCCCTTGGCATGATATTCCACTGCACTTGGGAAACGGTGTTTTCAACTTTATTGTTGAAATCCCCAAAGAATCAAGTGCAAAGATGGAGGTTGCCACTGATGAGCCATACACTCCCATAAAGCAGGATACAAAAAAGGGAAAGCTTCGATACTATCC ATACAATATAAATTGGAATTACGGATTGCTTCCACAAACATGGGAAGACCCATCCTTTGCCAACTCTGAAGTTGAGGGGGCATTGGGGGATAATGATCCAG TTGATGTCGTTGAGATTGGTGAAAGTCAGAGAAAGATTGGCCAAATTCTTAAAGTCAAGCCCTTGGCGGCTTTGGCCATGATTGATGAAGGTGAGCTTGACTGGAAGATAATTGCAATTTCGTTGGATGATCCAAGAGCTTCTCTTGTGAATGACATCGATGATGTTGAGAAGCATTTCATG GGAACTCTCACTGCAATTAGGGATTGGTTCAGAGACTACAAGATTCCTGATGGAAAACCTGCTACCAAGTTTGGTCTTGGAAACAAGGCAGCTAACAAG GATTATGCTCTTAAAGTCATCGCTGAAACTAACGAGTCCTGGGCTAAACTTGTCAAGAGATCGGTTCCTGCTGGAGAGCTTTCACTTGTGTAA
- the LOC109008708 gene encoding probable sphingolipid transporter spinster homolog 2: MALEKGQAKPSEESKPSAETEMAQGTPTTAPTPSWFTPKRLLVIFCVINLINYVDRGAIASNGVNGSQGTCTKSGTCTSGSGIQGEFNLSNFEDGVLSSAFMVGLLVASPIFASLAKSVNPFRLIGVGLSVWTLAVIGCGLSFDFWSITICRMLVGVGEASFISLAAPFIDDNAPAAQKTAWLAIFYMCIPTGYALGYVYGGLVGSHFIWRLAFWIEAALMLPFAILGFVMKPLQLKGFAPTESSKALAEVETATSERVEGAAVGNDGAASTKEKFWDKSSCEPATVKVATKISNQVARFMKDLKVLLLEKVYVVNVLGYIAYNFVIGAYSYWGPKAGKNIYNMSDADLIFGGVTVVCGILGTLAGGFVLDFMTNTISNAFKLLSVTTFIGAIFCFSAFCCKSMYAFLALFAVGELLVFATQGPVNYICLHSVKPSMRPLSMAISTVAIHIFGDVPSSPLVGVLQDHINNWRETALILTVILFPAAGIWFIGVFMRSVDRFDEESEHQVIATDRTNRTPLLEGKMAQTTRSTAEN; the protein is encoded by the exons ATGGCACTGGAGAAAGGACAAGCAAAGCCTTCAGAGGAATCCAAGCCTTCGGCTGAAACAGAGATGGCGCAGGGAACTCCTACCACTGCTCCCACCCCTTCATGGTTCACGCCAAAAAg GCTACTTGTTATCTTTTGTGTGATTAACTTGATAAATTATGTGGATCGGGGAGCAATAGCAAGCAATGGTGTGAATGGGAGTCAAGGAACTTGCACAAAAAGTGGCACATGCACATCCGGTAGCGGAATACA GGGGGAGTTTAACTTGAGCAATTTTGAAGATGGAGTTCTATCATCTGCTTTTATGGTTGGACTTCTTGTGGCTTCCCCTATATTTGCATCATTAGCAAAGAG CGTAAATCCATTTAGGCTTATTGGAGTGGGACTTTCAGTTTGGACTTTAGCTGTTATCGGTTGCGGTTTGTCGTTTGATTTCTGGTCCATTACAATCTGTCGCAT GCTGGTTGGTGTTGGTGAGGCTTCATTTATAAGTCTAGCAGCACCATTCATTGATGATAATGCCCCAGCTGCTCAG AAAACGGCATGGCTTGCAATATTTTACATGTGCATACCAACTGGATATGCACTTGGCTATGTTTATGGTGGATTG GTTGGAAGTCATTTCATCTGGCGTCTGGCATTCTGGATAGAGGCAGCTTTAATGCTTCCCTTCGCTATTCTAGGATTTGTGATGAAGCCTCTTCAATTGAAAG GATTTGCTCCCACTGAGTCAAGCAAAGCACTGGCAGAGGTAGAGACAGCGACCTCGGAGCGAGTTGAAG GGGCTGCAGTTGGTAATGATGGAGCTGCATCCACAAAGGAAAAGTTCTGGGATAAGAGTTCATGTGAACCTGCCAC GGTGAAAGTTGCAACCAAGATTTCCAATCAAGTTGCAAGATTTATGAAAGATTTGAAAGTGCTTTTGCTTGAGAAGGTGTATGTCGTTAACGTTCTAG GTTACATAGCATACAACTTCGTCATTGGTGCATACTCATATTGGGGGCCTAAGGCTggtaaaaacatatataatatg AGCGATGCAGATCTGATATTTGGAGGGGTCACAGTTGTTTGCGGAATATTGGGCACATTAGCTGGAGGCTTTGTTCTCGATTTTATGACAAACACCATTTCAAATGCTTTTAAG CTTCTTTCAGTGACAACATTTATTGGAGCTATATTTTGCTTCAGTGCCTTTTGTTGCAAGAGCATGTATGCTTTCCTAGCTCTTTTTGCAGTTGGTGAACTCCTTGTCTTTGCCACTCAG GGACCtgtaaattatatatgtctCCATTCTGTTAAACCAAGTATGAGACCTCTATCTATGGCTATTTCTACTGTTGCAATTCACATCTTCGGAGACGTGCCTTCCTCACCTCTTGTTGGAGTTCTCCAG GATCATATTAACAACTGGAGGGAGACTGCTCTTATTCTAACAGTGATTTTGTTTCCAGCAGCCGGAATTTGGTTTATTG GAGTATTTATGCGCAGCGTGGATAGATTTGATGAAGAAAGCGAGCATCAAGTTATTGCAACTGATAGGACAAACAGAACACCCTTGCTTGAAGGGAAGATGGCACAAACAACACGATCTACAGctgaaaattag